One window from the genome of Haloprofundus halobius encodes:
- a CDS encoding MFS transporter, which produces MGRLSGSIWKESARGSIIKYYLYKSTKAVEFYRPIMYLFFLAQGLSFTQIAVLEAIYNLTTLVGEIPTGYIGDRVGRRNSLLIGTVLIAVTLLGIGLSESFFALAVLYVCWSAGYNFRSGSEDAWLYDTLTDDLSEDEFAHVRGRGESAALAVGAGAAIVGGYLGSIDLSYPWFVAAAVTGFGAVVLLTLDEPETYKKTDTDELSFRRTVGIVKEALSERNLRAFILYYYVLYAAVTYLVFVFLQPIFQTVVVDLGVSPEQVESLLGWFYAAYSLVGAVLSYYTGAIKDFIGIQTWFIILPFIVGAALVGMYFVPILALPTFLVARGLSDVTRSFAGQYVNNRIETLGRATVLSAMAMVSGLAVIPFQLGSGVLSDYVSPLFALAVGGVVLIVGSGVILSWELPVTEQ; this is translated from the coding sequence ATGGGTCGTCTCTCTGGGTCTATCTGGAAAGAATCAGCACGTGGGAGTATCATCAAATACTATCTCTACAAGTCCACCAAAGCGGTCGAATTCTACCGGCCGATTATGTATCTCTTCTTCCTGGCACAGGGACTCAGCTTCACGCAAATCGCCGTCCTCGAAGCGATATATAATCTAACAACATTGGTCGGTGAAATACCGACGGGGTACATCGGGGACCGCGTTGGTCGACGGAACAGCCTCCTTATCGGGACGGTGCTGATCGCGGTAACGCTTCTGGGGATTGGCCTTTCTGAGTCGTTTTTCGCGTTGGCGGTTCTCTATGTCTGCTGGTCTGCGGGGTACAACTTTAGATCCGGGAGTGAGGATGCGTGGTTATACGACACGCTCACAGACGACCTTTCGGAAGACGAGTTCGCACACGTACGAGGGCGAGGAGAATCTGCAGCGCTCGCGGTTGGTGCTGGTGCAGCCATTGTTGGCGGGTATCTCGGGAGTATCGATCTCTCGTACCCGTGGTTCGTCGCAGCTGCAGTTACTGGGTTCGGCGCCGTGGTACTGCTCACACTAGACGAACCTGAAACGTACAAAAAGACAGACACGGACGAGTTGAGCTTCCGCCGAACCGTTGGTATCGTCAAGGAGGCGCTTTCCGAGCGGAATCTCAGGGCATTCATTCTCTATTATTACGTCCTCTACGCCGCTGTGACGTACCTCGTATTCGTTTTTCTCCAACCAATATTCCAGACCGTCGTTGTCGATTTAGGGGTCTCCCCTGAACAAGTCGAATCACTTCTGGGATGGTTCTACGCAGCGTACAGTCTCGTCGGCGCGGTACTCAGCTACTATACCGGTGCGATCAAGGACTTCATCGGTATCCAGACGTGGTTCATCATCCTGCCATTCATCGTCGGTGCAGCACTGGTCGGGATGTATTTCGTTCCGATACTTGCGCTGCCGACCTTCCTCGTCGCTCGAGGGCTCTCGGACGTCACACGGTCGTTCGCTGGACAGTACGTTAATAACCGAATCGAAACGCTCGGACGCGCAACTGTGTTGAGCGCTATGGCGATGGTCAGCGGCTTAGCCGTCATTCCATTTCAACTTGGAAGCGGTGTTCTCTCGGACTATGTGTCTCCACTGTTTGCGCTAGCTGTCGGAGGAGTTGTCCTCATCGTTGGTTCTGGAGTAATTCTTTCGTGGGAACTCCCTGTAACCGAACAATGA
- a CDS encoding CopG family ribbon-helix-helix protein, with protein sequence MRTSLNVPQEVLDSFDETWNSEGMESRSRAVREAMQEYIERHTRLEEIEGEAVAAIAFDYEHTLVIGELHTIQHEFEDIIGTTQHMHHGDWCLETIFCTGPANRIRELVYQLRDFDAVGRVNVMFLQPVA encoded by the coding sequence ATGCGAACGAGCCTCAACGTTCCACAGGAGGTACTCGATTCTTTCGACGAGACGTGGAACTCCGAGGGGATGGAGTCACGGTCACGAGCAGTCCGTGAAGCGATGCAAGAATACATCGAGCGCCACACTCGGTTAGAAGAGATTGAAGGAGAAGCTGTTGCGGCAATAGCGTTCGACTACGAACACACACTTGTCATCGGAGAACTCCATACAATTCAACACGAGTTCGAGGACATCATTGGAACGACTCAACACATGCATCACGGGGACTGGTGTCTGGAGACCATTTTTTGTACTGGTCCCGCAAATCGGATTCGTGAGTTAGTGTATCAGCTCCGGGATTTCGATGCTGTTGGGCGTGTGAACGTCATGTTCCTCCAGCCGGTAGCCTGA